The Deltaproteobacteria bacterium DNA window CGCGGGCGAGGTCGCCGGCCTCGCGTCTGACTTCGCTTTCGTCGCACGCGCTGCTCATGCGCACCTCGCGGAGGGATCGGTGGGGTCACGGCCAGTTGGTCAAAGGCGCGGCGGCGGGTCAAGACGATGCCGGCGGCGTGGCGGTGATGGGTCACCATGCGAGCGACGGGCAGCGCTGGCCCGGACGCCACGGCGATGGCATGGTGCCGGCCATGCACCCCGGCACACACGCGGCGATCGATCCGAACCGGCCCGCGTACGTGATGGCGCCAGCGGGTGCGACCGGCGAGACCGTCACCTACGGGGCGCTCGATGCGGCGTCGAATCGGTTCGCGCATGCGCTCCGGCGGTTCGGGCTCGCGTTCCGCGACGGCATCGCCGTCTGCATGGAGAACTCGGCACGCTACTACGAAGCCGTCTGGGGCGCGCAGCGCTCGGGCCTCTACTATACGGCCGTCAGCACGCGCCTCACGCCCGGCGAGCTCGAGTACCTCCTGAACGACTGCGGCGCCAAGGTATTCGTCACGTCGAAGGCGCTGGCGCCGCTCGCCGAGGCCGTCCGCGACCGCATCCCGAACGTGACCCGCAAGCTCATGACGGACGGCACGATTCCCGGCTACGCGTCGTTCGAAGCGACGATCGCGGCCGAGCCGGCGACGCCGGTCGCGGACGAGCGCGAGGGGACGGACCTCCTCTATTCCTCCGGCACGACGGGGCGGCCAAAGGGCGTGAAGTTCCCGCTCCGCGGCGATCCGCTCGGAACGCCGAACGCGCTGCTCGCGCTCGTGACCGGCCTCTACGCGATGGGGCCCGAGACGCGCTACCTCTCGCCCGCGCCGCTCTACCACGCCGCGCCGCTCCGTTTTAACCTCGCCGTACAGCGTCTCGGCGGCACGTCGGTCATCATGGAGCACTTCGACGCCGAGGAGTTCCTGCGCCTGATCGAGCGGCACCGCATCACGCACACGCAGGTCGTGCCGACGATGTTCGTCCGCCTCCTGAAGCTGCCCGAGGAGGTGCGCCGGCGCTACGACGTGTCGAGCCTGACGCACGCGATCCACGCCGCCGCCCCCTGCCCCATCCCCGTGAAGGAGCAGATGATCGCGTGGTGGGGCCCGATCATCCACGAGTACTACGGCGGCACCGAGGGCAACGGACTCTGCGCGCTGAACTCGACGGAGTGGCTCGCGCACAAGGGGTCGGTCGGCCGGCCGCTTCTCGGCACGATCAGGATCCTCGACGACGACGGCGCCGAGCTGCCGCCCGGCGAAGCGGGCTCGATCTACTTCGCCGGCGGCAACTCCTTCGAGTACCTGCACGACGAGGAGAAGACGCGGGCGAGCCGGCGGCCGGACGGCGCGTCGACGCTCGGCGACATCGGCTACGTCGATGCCGACGGCTACCTCTACCTCACCGACCGCAAGGCCAACATGATCATCTCGGGCGGCGTGAACATCTACCCGCAGGAGGCCGAGAACCTGCTCGTCACGCACCCGAAGGTGCAGGACGTCGCCGTGTTCGGCGTTCCGAACGAGGACTTCGGCGAGGAGGTGAAGGCGGTCGTCCAGCCGGTCGACATGGCCGGCGCGGGTCCGGCTCTCGCCGAGGAGCTGATGGCGTTCTGCCGTCAGCACCTCTCGCACGTCAAATGCCCCCGCTCGATCGACTTCGAGGCCGAGCTGCCGCGGCATCCGACGGGCAAGCTCTACAAGCGGCTCCTCAAGGACCGCTACTGGCAGGGGCACGCGTCGCGGATCCTCTGATCCGCGCGAGCGCGACTTACCGTCCGCCCTTGCGGTCGTCGCGCCTGCGGATGAGCCCCTCCTGCGCGACCGACACGACCAGCACGCCGTCGCGCGTGTAGAGGCGACCCGTCGTGAAGCCGCGCGCGCCCGTCGCGATCGGGCTCTCCTGTGTGTAGAGCAGCCATTCGTCGGCGCGGAACGGGCGGTGGAACCACATCGCGTGATCGAGGCTCGCCATCTGCACGTTCGGGTCGAACCAGGGAATCGCGTGCGGCAGGGTCGCGGTGTCGATCAGCGTCATGTCGGACGCGTAGGCGACGATGCACTGGTGGAGCAGCAGCGGCTCGTCCGGCAGCGTGCCGTCGGCACGGATCCAGACCTGCTGATGCGGCGGGCGCGGCTCCGGCTGCAGGTAGTCCGGCGGGTTCACGTAGCGCATGTCGATCGGCCGGTCGCGTTGCAGCCACTTCTTGAGCTCGGGGTGCAGGTCCGGGCGCCCGAGATACGGGTCGATGCGTTGCCGGAACGTGAGGAGCGTCCCGGGGTCCGGCGACCCGGGCATCGCGGTCTGGTGCTCGATGCCATGCTCGGGCCGCTGGAACGACGCCGAGAGGTTGAAGATCGGCTGGCCGTGCTGGATGGCGGTCACGCGGCGGGTGGTGAAGCTCTTGCCGTCGCGCAGGCGCTCCACCTGATAGACGATCGGGATCGAGGGATCGCCGGGACGCAGGAAATACGAGTGCAGCGAATGGACGACGAGGCCGCTCTCGACCGTCCGTCCCGCGGCGACGAGCGCCTGGCCGGCGACCTGCCCCCCGAAGACGCGCACCCGGTCTTCCTTCGGCGTCCGGCCGCGGAAGAGGTTCAGCTCGAGCTCTTCGAGGTCGAGGATGGCAACCAGCTGGTCGAGAGCCGCTTGTCCGCCGGGCGCACGGTCGTTCATGGCGCGCGAGCCTACCGGAGGCCCTCCGCCCACGCCATCGCCGGTTGCCAACTTCGACGTCGCTCCGTACTCTCCGCCGTCATGGCGAAGAAGCGCGTCTACCGGGTCACGTTTCGGAACGATACCGAAGTCTACGAGGTCTACTGCCAGAAGGTCGGCCCGGCGGACATGTTCGGCTTCGTCGAGATCGAGGGCTTCCTCTTCGGCGAGCGGTCGAGCATCGTGGTGGACCCTTCCGAGGAGAAGCTCAAGCTCGAGTTCGCGGGCGTCGAGCACGCCCTCGTGCCGCTGCACGCGGTGATCCGCATCGACAGCGTCGACAAGAGCGGCAGCAGCAAGGTGCACGCGATCGGCTCGGGCGGCGGCAAGGTCGCGCCGCTGCCGACCACGATCTACTCGCCGGGGAAGCCCAAGGGCTGAACCCGGCCTCGGGCTACGCGCCGCGAAAGAACGTGAAGCGAGCCACGATGCCGGCGAGCAGACCGCCGACCGGCATCGTCAGCATCCGCGCATTCTCCCACGCCAGACGCTCCTCGAACATCCGCCCGACGACGTACCCGACGATCACTCCGACGAGGATCGCAAGTGAGCGCGACGCGCGGCTGCCGACGGGCCGGCGGGCGTCCGTCATCCGAGCAGCTGCAGGAGCCAGATCGCGTAGATCGCGACCTGGGCGATGAAGAAGAAGAACCGCACGTTGATCGCCATGATGCTGGTCGAGACGAGGTGCGTGACCGATTGGCCGATGCGCGCGTAGAGCACGCATGGCGCCAGCGGATCGAGCACCGCCAGCTTCCCGGCGATCGACGCCGCGAGCGCGATGGCCGCGAAGAGCGGCAGCGTCTCGTAGCAGTTGTCACGGGCGCGATTCAGACGCCGCCCGAAGGCCCCGACGTCGGAGCCGTCGGACGCGAAGGTGTTGGCGGCCTTCTTCCCGGAGAGCACGAGGCCGCTCCGGAAGATCCCGAGCGCGAACGTCAGCAGGAGATACCAGCCAGCGAAGCCCAGCAGTGCCGTAGCCGTCGGTGTCATGCAGTCGCCCTCCCCGGGCCGGCGCTTTAGCTGCTCGGGAAGAGCGACTCAATGATCCGCGACTACCCCTCGCGATCGCGCTTGCCGCCCCCGCGGTTGTCCCGGACGCCGCCGCCGCGCGGCTCGCCGGCGCCCCGCTCCACGCGCGGCGCATCCTGGCGCTGCTGGCGCGGAACTTCCATGCGCTCCGGGCGTGGGGCCTCCAGCCGTTGCGCGCGTGGGGCTTCCATGCGCGGCTGGCGTGGAGCTTCCCTGCGCTGCTCGCGTGGGGCTTCCATGCGCTGCTGGCGTGGGGCTTCCATGCGCTGCTGGCGTGGGGCCTCGATGCGCCGCTCGCGTGGCGGCTCAACGCGACGCCGTTCCGTGCGTGGCTGCTCGATGCGCTGGCGCTCCGCGCCGCGATCACGACCGCCGCCGTCGAACGCACGGGGCGGCGTGACCTCGCGCGGGCCCTCGTTCCGTGGACGGGACGCCTCGTTCCGCGGCTGACGGTCCGGCTGCTCCCCACGCGCCGGCGGCGCCGACTGCTGCATCCGCATGCCGTGCTCGGGCGCCTCGTTCCGCGGCATCCGCTCGGGCCGGCCGCTCCGCTCCACGCCGGTCTCGCGCGGCATGCGGGGCTGCTCGATGCGCCGGGTCGGCTCGTCATTGCCGCCGCGGGTTGGGCCGCCGCGCTCGCTCCGTTCGCCGACGCCGCGCTCGACCCCGCCCCGCGTCCGCTCCACCGCGCCGCGCTCCATGCCCCGGAGGACCGGCGGCGGCTCGTTCCGACCGCCGGTGCGCTCGAGACGATTCATCCCGCCGCTGCCACGCGGCGCCACGAGGCGCGGCGCGGACCGCCGCGCCGCCTCGGTCTCACGGATGAGCCCGCGCGAGCGCGGCAGCCGCGAGGGATCCTGCGGCGCACGCGTCCCGACGACCTGGCGGCTCTGAATGCGCTCGGGCGGACGCCGGCCCCGGCCCTCGCGCGGCACGAGGCTCTCCCGCACAGGGCGGATGCCGAGCTCGCCACGCACCGGCCGCATGTCGCGCACGCGATCGGGATCGACGCGCACGGTCTCGAGGCGACCGCGACCGAAGCGGTTGCCGTCGACGCCGACGACCGCGCGATGGCGGACGTTGTCGTAGCGGTCGATATTGTTCACGTTGACGATGGTCGTGTTGTTGACGACCGTGTTGTTGACGACGCGCGGCCCGCCCCAGCCGCCCCAGTAGGGACGACCGACGAAGCCGCGCGGCCCCCACCAGGGCACGACCGGCTCGCCCCAGCCGAGCGGAACCCAGCTCACGAACGGCGTACCGATGCCGATGGACACGCCGACGCCGCCGCCGCCGAAAAAGGCGACGAGGGCGGGCGAGTAGACCGGGCGCGCGACCACCGGACCGGGCGCCCAGCCCCAATAGCCGTCGACCCAGCACCAGCGACCGTAGTGGTACGGGGCCCAGCCCCACGGCGCGTCGTCGACCCAGGTCCATCCGTAGTAACCGTCCCACACCCAACGGCCGGTCGTGTACGGCGACCAGCCGGAGGCGACGCCGCGCGGCACCCACACCTGGCCGTAGGTCGGCGTCGGGCGCCAGTCGCCGTAGCGGTCGAGATCGTCGACACCGGCGACGTCGGACGAGACGTACCGGACGCTCTGCGGCTCGTCGGAGAGGCCCGCCGTGCGATCGTAGTTCCAGCGATCCCACGCGTCCTCGCCGGCGGGCGCCACGCGCGCGAGGTCGCCCGTGTCCGTGCCCCGCACGACCACGGTCTGGCCGCTGTCGACCTCGACCTCGACCTCGTCGCTGCCGCCGGCCGGGACCACGCGGGCGATGCCGCCGCGGCGGACGGTGAGGCGCGCCGACTGGTCGTCGACGTCGAATCGGTAGTACCCGGTGTGGGAGATCAGGAACGCGCCATTCGGCGTGTCGAGCTCGATCTCCTGGCCGTCCGGAATGCGGCGGAGATCGATCGCCGCGAAGCCGGCGGGCACCCGGAGCTGGAGATACCCGGTCTCCAGCGACTCGACGCCGAGCTGGGTCCCCGAACCGCCGCGCACGTAGGCGCGGGCGCCGATCTCGAGCTCGAAGTTGCCGCCGTCGCCGGCGTAGAGCGAGTCGCCCGCGCCGAGCGCCGTATTGACCTGCGCCGGCACCCAATCGTCGGCGCCCGGCCGCCAGTACGAGACCTCACCGTCCACGAACGAAAGCCGGGGGGGGGTGGCGCCGACCGCGCGTGCCTGCTGCGCGCGAACGTCCGGAACCCCGAGCGTCAGGGCCACCGCACATGAGAAGACGAGCAGACCCAGACTACGCCGTAATGCCATCGCGAAAGTTCCTCCTTTGGGAACGAAGCGCACCCTCCAACAAGGCGCGGCTCGGGAGGATGCGCTCGCGGCCGCAACTCGCCCACCTCCGCCGCGTTGGGCGCGGCGAAAGGAGGTTTTCACGACCATGAGGAAGACGACCATGCTGACCGTCACCGGAATCGTGCTCGCCATGCTGCTCGCGGTGGCCGTTCCCAAAGCATCGGCTGGTGTCGACATCGCGATCGGGATTCCGCTGCCGGGCATCGCGGTCTACGCGCCGGCGCCGCCCGTCTACTACCCGGCGCCACCCGCCTACTACTACCCGCAGGCTTACCACGCTCCTTCCTATTATTACGGGTACGGCCCGGCGTACGGCGGCGTCTACGTCGGCGGCTGGGGGAGGCGCCACTGGCACGGAGGCGGACATCGCTGGCATGGCGGCCACGGCCGCCACGGGCATCGCTGGTAGGTCTTCCCTCAGGGAACCATCGGCACGATCGCGCCCAGCACCGGCAAGTGTACGAAGCACCCTGTGACGGGACGACCGCGCGCCGCCGTGACGGCGGCCGCATACGCCGCGAGCTGCCCCGTGTAGGCGACGGCGCGGTGCGCGGCCTGCTCCGCCGTCCCCGGGAAGCTCTTGTGGTCGATCACGGCGAAGCCTCCGGAGTGCTCGATCACGAGGTCGGCGGTACCGCGTACGATCGTCCCGTCCGGCTGGCGGTGCTGAAGAGGCCATTCGCGATGCCAGACGGAGCCCGGGAAGCGCGCCTCGACCCACGCGCGTAGCCGATCGCTCGCGTCCAGCAGGTCGTCGGGTCGGAGCGCGGTCTCGACCCCCCACCGTTTCAGGAGCCCGTCGGCCATCTCGCGACGCTCGCGTTCGTCGAGCGTCGGGCGGTCGGCGGCGAGGAAGCCGTGCACGGCCTCCCCGAGGCGCTGCATGTCGGGCTTGCCGCCGAGCACCAGCCGCTCACCGCAGCGCTCGATCCCGAGCCTCGCCGCGTCGGCGGCGGGATCGATCGGAGTCCCGTCCTCGGCGAAACGGTCGGGGGGTTCCATCTCCGAGGGCACCAGGATCGCCGGCGGATGGGTGCGCGGACCGGCCGCGACATAGCCGACCCCGGGAGCGGCGTCGCGTGGCGCCGGACCGAGGAGCGCGACGTCGCGGACGCGCACCGTGACCGGGCGGCCCGCCCACGCGAGATCGGCCGTCGGCCCGTCCATCGGACTCGGCGCCTCGGCGAGCAGCGCCTTGCCCTTCGCGTCCCTCAGCTGCGCCACCATGCCGAAGGCGAGACAAGCCGGACGGCCGGCGAGCACGACCCGATCGCGGGCGCGCGTCCACCCGACGTAAAGCAGACGCATCGCCTGCCGCTCCTCGCGCTGGCGTGCCGCCTCCGTCTCCGGCGCCTCGCGCAGCCGCTGGTGGAACGGCGTCTTCTGCTGCATCGGGTGATACGGCTGCGGCCAGTAGCGCACCCATCGCTCGGCGAGGGGATCGGCGACGTCGAGCGCGGCGCGGTCGGCCACCACCTGCACCCCGAGGGCGGTGAAATACGGATCGCGATCGAGGTCGAAGAGCACCGTCACCGGCCACTCGAGACCCTTCGCGCTGTGCCAGGTGCTGACCACGACGGCGTCCTCCTGGGCGACGACGGCGCGCGCGTCGAGCCCCGACGCGGCCAGATCGACGAACGCGGCAACGAGCCCCGCCGGCGTGCAGCCGCGGCCGTCCGCGGCGCAGAGGCTCGCGTAGGTGACGGCGTGGGCGCGAAGCGCGTCGAGGTTCGCGAGGCGGAACGCCGCGTCGCCCCATTCGAGGCAACGCTCCCGTGCCTCGACGGCGTCGAGCACCGCGTCAAGAGCGGCGAGCGCCCCGGCATGCGGCGCCGCCGCCCGCGCCTCCGCCACGCGGCGCACGACCGCGAGCTCGGCGAACGCCTCGCGCGCGGGGCGCGCCACGAGGTCGGCGAGCCATCCATCGCCGGAGGCGGGATACGCGACAAGGCGCGCCAGCTCCGCCATGGCGAGCGTGTCCCGCGCATCGACGAAGAGCCGGAGTCCGGCGAGCACGAGAAGCGCCTCGGGCGTCGTCATGAGCCCGGCGCGTGCCAGCACCGCCCGCACGCCGAGCGCGGCGAGCTCGCGCGCGAGGCTCGCGCACGTCGCGTTCTGGTAGCAGAGGACGGCGACGTCGCCGGCACGCAACGGCCGGACGTCGCCGCTCGCGCGATCGCGGACGCGCACGTCGGAATCCGCGAGCAGGCTGCAGACGGCGGAGGCGAGATACGCCGCGTCCTGCAGCTGGTTCTTCGCGGGCAGGCGCCAGCGCTCGACCACGGGCCCGAGCCCGGGATCCTCCTCGGCCGCCGCCGCTTCGAGCCGGACGCGCGACTCCGGCACCCCGTGTCCCGCGAAGCTCTTCGCGAAGACATCGGACGTGAGCGCCACGAGGCCGGGCCGGCTGCGCCACGACGTCGCGAGCGTCTCGGGCTCGGCGCCGGCGAGGATCGACTCGACCGCGGCGTCCATGAGGGCCGGATCCGTTCCCCGGAAGCCGAAGATCGATTGCTTCTGATCGCCGACCCAGACGCTCCGCTTCGCGACCTCCGCGAGCCGCAGGAAGATCGCGAGCTGGAGCGGGCTCGTGTCCTGGAACTCGTCGACGAGCACGAGATCGATCTCGCCGGTGAGCCGCGCCCGGACGTCGGCGCGGTCGAGGAGCGTCAAGGCGAAGACCTCCTGGTCGGTGAAGTCGATGGCGCCCCAGGCGCGCTTGTAGTCTTCGTAGGCTCGCAGGGTCCGCGCCGCGATCGCGTACACGAGCTCACAGGAGGCGCGCAGGTCGGCCTGGAGATCGGGATGACGATCGTGTGCGCCAGCCGCCGCCACCAGCGGCGCCGCCGCGCGCTCCGACTTCTTGCCGGCGTCGAGATCCTGGAGACGGTACCAATCCGCCCAGCGGAGCGGCAGCCCGCGGCGCAGACGGCCGAGGCACCGCTCCGCCTTGTCGATCGCCTTCTGCGTCTTCTGGGTCGCGTCGACCTCGACGTTCACCTCGGAGAGGAAACGCGCGAGCGCGTCGGCCAGCGCCGCGTCGAGCGCGCGCCCGTCGACGGCCGGCGGCGCGAAGAGCGCGAGGAGCCCCGCGACGCTGCGCTCTGCGGTCCGCGCGAGATCGTCCGCGGCGACGCCGTTCGCACGCGCGAGCGTCACGATCCGTTGGACGTCCGCCTGCCACTCCCAGGTCTCGTCGAAACGCCGCTTCACGTCGGCGAGCCGCGCCGTCTCCCCGCCCGTGACGACGCGCGACATCGCCTGCCGGAGCGCGACCGTCGCAGCGCGCTCATCGATCACCCGGAGATCGGGAGCCAGACCGAGCTCGAACGCGAAGTCGCCGACGAGCCGGCCGCAGACCGCGTTCACCGTGCCGATGCGGGCCGCCCCGAGGCGGTGTGCCTCCTCGACGCGGCCCGCCTGCAGGAGGCGCGTCCGCGTTCGCTCCTTCAGCTCGGCGGCGGCGCGATTGGTGAAGGTGGTCGCGAGCACCGCATCGGGGCGCGCGCTGCCGTCCGCGATCGCGGCGTCGAGCACGCTCGCGAGCCGATACGTCTTCCCGCTGCCGGCGCTCGCGGAGATGATCTGGATGCGGGGCATTCAGACCGCTCCGAAGACGCGTCCGCAGAGCGTCCGCAGATCGCAATAGCCGCAGCGCGGTTGCAGGGTGAGGATGCCGTCGGCGATGGTGGCGGGCGCCTCCTTCTCGGCGGGATCGGTCATGGGGGCTTCGAGGACGCCGTCCGCGAGCGCAGCGCGCCGGCGGCGCCGCGCCTCCACGACGGCGTCCCAGG harbors:
- a CDS encoding UvrD-helicase domain-containing protein, producing MPRIQIISASAGSGKTYRLASVLDAAIADGSARPDAVLATTFTNRAAAELKERTRTRLLQAGRVEEAHRLGAARIGTVNAVCGRLVGDFAFELGLAPDLRVIDERAATVALRQAMSRVVTGGETARLADVKRRFDETWEWQADVQRIVTLARANGVAADDLARTAERSVAGLLALFAPPAVDGRALDAALADALARFLSEVNVEVDATQKTQKAIDKAERCLGRLRRGLPLRWADWYRLQDLDAGKKSERAAAPLVAAAGAHDRHPDLQADLRASCELVYAIAARTLRAYEDYKRAWGAIDFTDQEVFALTLLDRADVRARLTGEIDLVLVDEFQDTSPLQLAIFLRLAEVAKRSVWVGDQKQSIFGFRGTDPALMDAAVESILAGAEPETLATSWRSRPGLVALTSDVFAKSFAGHGVPESRVRLEAAAAEEDPGLGPVVERWRLPAKNQLQDAAYLASAVCSLLADSDVRVRDRASGDVRPLRAGDVAVLCYQNATCASLARELAALGVRAVLARAGLMTTPEALLVLAGLRLFVDARDTLAMAELARLVAYPASGDGWLADLVARPAREAFAELAVVRRVAEARAAAPHAGALAALDAVLDAVEARERCLEWGDAAFRLANLDALRAHAVTYASLCAADGRGCTPAGLVAAFVDLAASGLDARAVVAQEDAVVVSTWHSAKGLEWPVTVLFDLDRDPYFTALGVQVVADRAALDVADPLAERWVRYWPQPYHPMQQKTPFHQRLREAPETEAARQREERQAMRLLYVGWTRARDRVVLAGRPACLAFGMVAQLRDAKGKALLAEAPSPMDGPTADLAWAGRPVTVRVRDVALLGPAPRDAAPGVGYVAAGPRTHPPAILVPSEMEPPDRFAEDGTPIDPAADAARLGIERCGERLVLGGKPDMQRLGEAVHGFLAADRPTLDERERREMADGLLKRWGVETALRPDDLLDASDRLRAWVEARFPGSVWHREWPLQHRQPDGTIVRGTADLVIEHSGGFAVIDHKSFPGTAEQAAHRAVAYTGQLAAYAAAVTAARGRPVTGCFVHLPVLGAIVPMVP
- the tesB gene encoding acyl-CoA thioesterase II; the encoded protein is MNDRAPGGQAALDQLVAILDLEELELNLFRGRTPKEDRVRVFGGQVAGQALVAAGRTVESGLVVHSLHSYFLRPGDPSIPIVYQVERLRDGKSFTTRRVTAIQHGQPIFNLSASFQRPEHGIEHQTAMPGSPDPGTLLTFRQRIDPYLGRPDLHPELKKWLQRDRPIDMRYVNPPDYLQPEPRPPHQQVWIRADGTLPDEPLLLHQCIVAYASDMTLIDTATLPHAIPWFDPNVQMASLDHAMWFHRPFRADEWLLYTQESPIATGARGFTTGRLYTRDGVLVVSVAQEGLIRRRDDRKGGR
- a CDS encoding AMP-binding protein, giving the protein MHPGTHAAIDPNRPAYVMAPAGATGETVTYGALDAASNRFAHALRRFGLAFRDGIAVCMENSARYYEAVWGAQRSGLYYTAVSTRLTPGELEYLLNDCGAKVFVTSKALAPLAEAVRDRIPNVTRKLMTDGTIPGYASFEATIAAEPATPVADEREGTDLLYSSGTTGRPKGVKFPLRGDPLGTPNALLALVTGLYAMGPETRYLSPAPLYHAAPLRFNLAVQRLGGTSVIMEHFDAEEFLRLIERHRITHTQVVPTMFVRLLKLPEEVRRRYDVSSLTHAIHAAAPCPIPVKEQMIAWWGPIIHEYYGGTEGNGLCALNSTEWLAHKGSVGRPLLGTIRILDDDGAELPPGEAGSIYFAGGNSFEYLHDEEKTRASRRPDGASTLGDIGYVDADGYLYLTDRKANMIISGGVNIYPQEAENLLVTHPKVQDVAVFGVPNEDFGEEVKAVVQPVDMAGAGPALAEELMAFCRQHLSHVKCPRSIDFEAELPRHPTGKLYKRLLKDRYWQGHASRIL
- a CDS encoding DUF1820 family protein, which gives rise to MAKKRVYRVTFRNDTEVYEVYCQKVGPADMFGFVEIEGFLFGERSSIVVDPSEEKLKLEFAGVEHALVPLHAVIRIDSVDKSGSSKVHAIGSGGGKVAPLPTTIYSPGKPKG
- a CDS encoding MAPEG family protein, with translation MTPTATALLGFAGWYLLLTFALGIFRSGLVLSGKKAANTFASDGSDVGAFGRRLNRARDNCYETLPLFAAIALAASIAGKLAVLDPLAPCVLYARIGQSVTHLVSTSIMAINVRFFFFIAQVAIYAIWLLQLLG